The proteins below are encoded in one region of Fodinicurvata sp. EGI_FJ10296:
- a CDS encoding NnrS family protein produces the protein MATTTTAEARRTYAGPALFGFGFRPFFLLAAIWAVVSMILWIGMLSGHLAPPSHLSMIDWHVHSLLFGFVPSVIAGFLMTAIPNWTGRMPVYGWPLALLAGLWLAGRAALLVSAAIGPVPAIVIDLSFLAALAAVAGREIAAGRNWRNLKVLVPVLVLLIANGIFHVEALGGAAASGLGMRLGLSAALFLIMLVGGRIIPSFTRNWLAQHNPGRLPVPFGRFDAAALATALVALSLWVAVPASLVTALACAAAGILHTYRLVRWAGHRTAREPLLLVLHIAYAFVPAGFLLTGLAGLAPASIGASTALHAWTAGAVGLMTLSVMIRATRGHSGRALTAPPGTVLILGAVLGGALLRIAAPYLPVDYQTAIAVSGTIWVAGFGGFVLVYWTALCRRPLPTQ, from the coding sequence TCCTGCTGGCCGCTATCTGGGCGGTCGTTTCGATGATCCTCTGGATCGGCATGCTTTCGGGTCATCTGGCACCGCCGAGCCACCTGTCGATGATCGATTGGCACGTCCATTCGTTGCTGTTCGGCTTCGTTCCATCGGTCATCGCCGGATTTCTCATGACGGCGATCCCCAACTGGACCGGCCGGATGCCGGTCTATGGCTGGCCGCTGGCGCTATTGGCGGGCCTTTGGCTGGCCGGCCGCGCGGCGTTACTGGTTTCGGCGGCGATCGGACCCGTTCCGGCCATCGTCATCGACCTTTCCTTCCTGGCCGCTCTGGCCGCCGTCGCCGGGCGCGAGATCGCCGCCGGGCGCAACTGGCGCAATCTCAAGGTGCTGGTCCCGGTTCTGGTATTGCTGATCGCCAACGGCATCTTCCACGTCGAGGCCCTGGGGGGCGCGGCCGCGAGTGGATTGGGAATGCGCCTGGGGCTGTCGGCGGCACTCTTTCTGATCATGCTCGTCGGCGGCCGCATCATTCCAAGTTTCACGCGCAACTGGCTCGCCCAGCACAATCCCGGGCGCCTGCCGGTCCCGTTCGGGCGGTTTGATGCCGCTGCGCTGGCGACCGCGCTTGTCGCGCTGAGCCTGTGGGTCGCCGTCCCCGCATCCCTGGTAACGGCGCTCGCCTGCGCCGCCGCCGGCATTCTGCACACATACCGACTGGTTCGCTGGGCCGGCCACAGGACCGCGCGGGAGCCGCTGCTGCTCGTCCTGCACATTGCCTATGCCTTCGTACCGGCGGGATTCCTGCTGACGGGGCTGGCCGGTCTCGCCCCCGCGTCGATCGGTGCCAGTACAGCGTTGCACGCCTGGACGGCCGGAGCGGTCGGCCTGATGACACTTTCGGTCATGATCCGCGCGACGCGGGGCCATAGCGGACGGGCCCTTACCGCCCCGCCCGGCACGGTACTGATCCTGGGCGCTGTTCTGGGCGGCGCCCTGTTGCGGATCGCCGCGCCCTATCTGCCGGTCGACTACCAGACGGCGATCGCCGTCAGCGGAACCATCTGGGTGGCAGGCTTCGGCGGATTCGTTCTTGTCTATTGGACCGCGTTGTGTCGGCGCCCATTGCCGACACAGTAG
- a CDS encoding TspO/MBR family protein — protein MTSTTNRSGPATDRRWGAGADAAAAVLAPLVLAGLGAVSGIVGNEGSMAWYQSLNQPWFTPPGAAFGIAWTILYILMGIAFWRVIRLAPGAERDGPRRRAIGLFLVQLALNLVWNPAFFLLQSPLVGVILIVPLLVLIALTVHAFRRVDRLAAALLLPYLAWVTFATVLSVSILVMN, from the coding sequence ATGACCTCGACCACGAACCGCTCCGGACCCGCCACCGACCGTCGCTGGGGCGCCGGAGCCGACGCTGCCGCCGCCGTTCTTGCGCCGCTCGTTCTTGCCGGTCTTGGCGCGGTTTCCGGAATCGTTGGCAACGAAGGTTCCATGGCCTGGTATCAGTCGTTGAACCAACCGTGGTTCACGCCACCGGGCGCAGCCTTTGGAATCGCCTGGACGATCCTCTATATTCTAATGGGAATAGCGTTCTGGCGCGTCATCCGCCTGGCGCCCGGCGCCGAGCGGGATGGACCGCGCCGCCGGGCGATCGGGCTCTTCCTCGTCCAGCTTGCTCTGAACCTGGTCTGGAATCCGGCCTTTTTCCTGCTGCAGAGCCCGCTGGTCGGTGTCATCCTGATCGTGCCGCTATTGGTCCTGATCGCGCTGACCGTTCACGCATTCCGGCGTGTCGACCGTCTGGCTGCCGCCCTGCTGCTCCCCTACCTCGCGTGGGTCACTTTTGCAACAGTGCTCTCAGTATCGATTCTCGTCATGAACTGA
- a CDS encoding YihY/virulence factor BrkB family protein: protein MTNPDIIEQRATQAGRGREAKRPGEIPWAGWKDIVRRVIKEMIEDRIMLVAAGITFFLVLALFPALAAIVSLYGLFADPAGVTASLSYVEGVLPEPGIELIRSQLTDLASQNRQAVGLGFLASFAIAFWSANNGVKALFEGMNVAYNEKEKRGFLKLTALSFVFTIGAMLLFILLFAIVGVIPAVLGFVDLGAVTDILVRVGRWALMVLLVIVAIGLLYKFGPSRAKPQVRWISTGGILASIVWIVVSIGFSFYLQNFANYNATYGSLGAAIGFMVWIWISVLIVLVGAELNGEMEMQTAEDTTTGAPEPIGRRGAVVSDSLGAASGEESDGGTRPRS from the coding sequence ATGACGAATCCTGACATCATCGAACAGCGGGCCACTCAGGCGGGCCGGGGGCGGGAAGCAAAGAGGCCCGGGGAAATACCCTGGGCGGGGTGGAAAGACATCGTGCGGCGCGTCATCAAAGAGATGATCGAAGATCGGATCATGCTCGTCGCTGCAGGCATCACTTTCTTTCTGGTTCTGGCGCTGTTTCCGGCGCTGGCCGCCATCGTCTCACTCTACGGGCTATTCGCGGACCCTGCGGGTGTGACCGCCAGTCTCAGCTACGTCGAAGGAGTCCTGCCGGAACCCGGGATCGAACTGATCCGGAGCCAATTGACCGATCTGGCATCGCAAAACCGCCAGGCCGTGGGCCTGGGCTTTCTTGCCTCCTTCGCGATCGCCTTCTGGAGCGCGAACAACGGGGTCAAGGCGCTGTTCGAGGGCATGAATGTCGCCTACAACGAAAAGGAAAAGCGCGGCTTTCTAAAGCTGACGGCCCTTTCCTTCGTCTTCACGATCGGGGCCATGCTTCTGTTCATCCTGCTCTTCGCGATCGTGGGCGTCATCCCGGCCGTGCTGGGCTTTGTTGATCTCGGTGCCGTGACGGACATTCTCGTGCGCGTCGGCCGCTGGGCGCTGATGGTTCTGTTGGTGATCGTCGCTATCGGCCTGCTCTACAAATTCGGCCCCAGCCGGGCAAAGCCGCAGGTGCGGTGGATCAGTACGGGCGGAATTCTCGCCAGTATCGTGTGGATCGTGGTTTCGATCGGTTTTTCGTTCTACCTGCAGAATTTCGCAAACTACAACGCCACATATGGTTCGCTGGGTGCGGCGATCGGCTTCATGGTCTGGATCTGGATCTCGGTGCTGATCGTGCTCGTCGGCGCGGAACTCAATGGCGAGATGGAAATGCAGACGGCCGAAGATACGACGACCGGCGCGCCGGAGCCGATCGGCAGACGCGGCGCCGTCGTCTCGGATTCACTCGGCGCCGCCTCTGGCGAGGAAAGCGACGGCGGAACCAGGCCCCGGTCCTGA
- a CDS encoding LysR substrate-binding domain-containing protein yields MNFRQLQIFHAVMRTGSVTGAARVLHISQPAVSKALRYLAIETGLPLFRHANGRLYPSAEAEALEIRAQEIFGRFEGLDHFVSELRDLRAGRLQIATLSTLATSIVADVTAVFRRDHPKVQVEISALPSRQLVELVRQGDVDLAFFHTLADGAKVDSEEVCSSEVVCLVGRESKLAEKEVVTPADLADETVVTFNYDTSIGWMIKETFRQHRVVADGMLFVNQTATALALVSAGVGIGLIDPFPLFGKSVPDVVVRPFSPPIPLIARVAFPALQPKSLLARRFSTVLKEVCRERHATSPFPMRMLS; encoded by the coding sequence GTGAATTTCCGGCAGCTTCAGATATTCCACGCCGTGATGCGTACAGGTTCGGTCACAGGGGCTGCCCGCGTTCTCCACATTTCGCAGCCAGCTGTCAGCAAGGCGCTGCGGTATCTGGCGATTGAGACGGGCTTGCCGCTGTTCCGGCACGCCAATGGCCGACTTTACCCCAGTGCCGAGGCCGAAGCTCTGGAGATCAGGGCGCAGGAGATTTTTGGCAGGTTCGAGGGGTTGGACCATTTCGTTAGCGAATTGCGCGATCTTCGCGCTGGGCGTCTGCAGATTGCAACCCTGTCAACGCTGGCGACATCCATCGTTGCCGACGTCACTGCCGTGTTTCGTCGTGATCACCCCAAGGTTCAGGTCGAGATCAGTGCCCTTCCATCCCGGCAGTTGGTCGAACTGGTGCGCCAAGGGGACGTGGATCTGGCATTTTTCCACACCCTTGCCGACGGCGCCAAGGTCGACAGCGAAGAAGTTTGCAGTTCGGAAGTTGTTTGCCTGGTCGGACGAGAGAGCAAGCTGGCGGAAAAGGAGGTCGTAACACCCGCTGACCTGGCCGATGAAACGGTCGTCACTTTCAATTACGACACGTCCATCGGGTGGATGATCAAGGAAACATTCCGGCAGCATCGTGTCGTGGCCGACGGCATGCTGTTCGTGAACCAGACCGCTACGGCGTTGGCCCTGGTATCCGCCGGTGTCGGGATCGGATTGATCGATCCCTTTCCGCTCTTCGGCAAATCAGTGCCGGATGTCGTCGTTCGCCCGTTCTCGCCGCCGATTCCATTAATTGCGCGAGTGGCTTTTCCTGCACTGCAACCGAAAAGTCTTCTGGCGCGAAGGTTCAGCACGGTCTTGAAGGAAGTTTGCCGAGAGCGCCACGCAACGTCCCCGTTCCCGATGCGCATGCTGTCTTGA
- a CDS encoding hydantoinase B/oxoprolinase family protein, with product MEIENGLDPITLEVVRNKLDGIANEMQLTLLRSSFSPIVKEGMDCSAALFTADGATLAQASAIPIHLATMIPALGAVIEVYPTSTMAEGDVYLLNDPYCGGTHLPDITLFLPVFAAGRVVAFSVTTVHHQDMGGMSPGSIPTNATEIYQEGLRLPPVKYIDRGQVNETLEKILRLNIRMSDVFMGDLHAQLAACTVGARRLGELIDRYTAPALEQMFSELLDRSEKMTVEALRRLPEGTFRYVDWLDNDGVDLDKRVRVEVAVTIGDGRIHFDLTGTNDQVRGPINCVPSGARAAAYYVTRALTGAHIPTNGGCFVPVSLHLPEGSIVNPRQPAAVNARTPTIKRLCGAFIAALADTIPDIAPASSAGLSLMMAYGGVRQDGTPFIVSELVAGGSGGSLKSDGVDCIQTDGTNSMNMPVEAMALEAPIRVERFELRPDSGGPGKGRGGLGVIREYRFLADNVAFTHRGERHYTGAAGAGSGQAGAMSRSTLYRSDGSIEVIESKTVTRVNSGDRLVVETAGGGGYGDPRERDRRLVIADIENGKVSESAAAFYGLDTDAPVTPA from the coding sequence ATGGAAATCGAAAACGGTCTCGACCCGATCACCCTTGAAGTCGTGCGGAACAAGCTCGACGGCATCGCCAACGAGATGCAACTGACATTGTTGCGCAGTTCGTTCTCTCCGATCGTGAAGGAAGGGATGGATTGTTCCGCGGCACTGTTCACGGCCGACGGTGCCACGCTGGCTCAGGCCTCGGCGATTCCGATCCACCTGGCGACGATGATTCCGGCGCTCGGCGCCGTGATCGAGGTCTATCCGACGAGCACCATGGCCGAAGGGGACGTGTATCTTCTGAACGACCCTTATTGCGGCGGAACCCATCTGCCTGACATTACCTTGTTCCTGCCGGTCTTCGCCGCCGGGCGGGTGGTCGCGTTCAGTGTCACGACCGTGCACCATCAGGATATGGGGGGCATGTCGCCGGGCTCGATTCCCACCAATGCGACGGAAATCTATCAGGAGGGGCTACGGCTCCCGCCGGTCAAGTACATCGATCGCGGCCAGGTCAACGAGACGCTGGAGAAGATCCTGCGTCTCAATATCCGTATGTCGGACGTGTTCATGGGCGACCTCCATGCCCAGTTGGCGGCCTGTACCGTCGGCGCCCGTCGGCTCGGGGAATTGATCGACCGCTATACCGCCCCGGCGCTGGAGCAGATGTTCTCCGAATTGCTGGATCGTTCCGAAAAGATGACGGTCGAGGCCTTGCGGCGGCTTCCCGAAGGGACTTTCAGATATGTTGACTGGCTCGACAACGATGGAGTCGACCTCGACAAGCGTGTCAGGGTCGAGGTGGCCGTCACCATCGGCGACGGTCGCATTCATTTCGATTTGACCGGTACCAACGATCAGGTCCGGGGCCCGATAAACTGCGTTCCTTCCGGCGCCCGAGCGGCGGCGTACTATGTCACGCGTGCCCTGACAGGCGCGCATATTCCAACCAATGGCGGCTGCTTCGTTCCCGTCTCGCTGCATTTGCCCGAGGGAAGCATCGTCAACCCCAGACAGCCTGCCGCCGTCAACGCACGCACTCCGACGATCAAACGTCTGTGCGGCGCATTCATCGCCGCGCTTGCCGACACCATTCCCGATATCGCGCCGGCATCTTCGGCCGGTCTGTCATTAATGATGGCTTACGGCGGTGTAAGACAGGACGGCACGCCCTTCATCGTCAGCGAACTGGTGGCTGGCGGTTCCGGCGGCAGCCTGAAGAGCGACGGTGTGGACTGCATCCAGACCGATGGCACGAACAGCATGAACATGCCCGTCGAGGCGATGGCGCTGGAGGCACCGATCCGGGTCGAGCGGTTCGAGCTCCGCCCCGATTCCGGCGGTCCCGGCAAAGGGCGCGGCGGGTTGGGCGTCATTCGCGAGTATCGGTTTCTGGCGGACAACGTCGCTTTCACCCATAGGGGGGAGCGCCACTACACAGGAGCGGCCGGCGCCGGGTCGGGTCAGGCGGGGGCGATGTCGCGCTCGACGCTTTACCGCAGCGATGGCAGCATCGAAGTCATCGAATCCAAGACCGTAACGCGCGTGAATTCAGGAGACCGCCTGGTTGTAGAGACTGCCGGCGGCGGGGGGTACGGCGATCCGCGCGAGCGCGATCGCAGGCTGGTGATCGCCGATATCGAAAACGGCAAGGTCAGTGAATCGGCCGCAGCATTCTATGGGTTGGACACTGACGCGCCGGTAACGCCGGCATAG
- a CDS encoding hydantoinase/oxoprolinase family protein, producing the protein MTSPTYSIGIDTGGTFTDVVAYGSDGAVHLTKVPSTPEDPGAAVRRILDQVLDDWGIDAPQIVRFVHGTTVATNAVLERKGARIGLLTTEGFKDVLEIGRQNRTQIYDLILRPETPGFLVPGARRRGVLESIGPTGEVEKPLDEASLAAAVAHLVAQDVDAIAICFLFSFANPVHERQAAAFIAQRHPEIMISLSSDVDPAFREYERTCVTAFDAYIKPRLDRYLAGMEDDLKSAGAPAPLQIMQSRGGVCSSVIARRRPVRLFLSGPAAGVIGACAAGAEAGLKDLITVDIGGTSSDIALIFDGQPLVRPEGNLDTYAIRVPMVDVNAIGAGGGSIAWIDEAGGLRVGPKSAGADPGPACYGRGGEWATVTDASVALGYIDPGYFAGGSLKLDQDRARAVIRTAVAEPLGMSPEHAALGIHRVVNAQMAEGIRLVSISRGIDPRQFALVALGGAGPLHATALAGELGIGAVVVPRNPGVLSASGLLSAITEHEVSAAFPNALADLTMDPVHAALERIDAECAELMAQEQAPIDRVAKSYYADVCYVGQAHYMEVPLQLDADAPLDRLFEDFCALHERQYGHHTRSPAKIVNLRTVHRADTRIAEPGTLKRADGNAHKGRREIIVAQGRVQADVYDRDRLNVGDEFDGPAIIEQNDTTTLVEPGWRGKVGEGSILVLTAMPNEGKA; encoded by the coding sequence ATGACGTCTCCAACTTACTCTATCGGTATAGACACAGGCGGCACATTCACCGATGTCGTTGCATATGGCAGCGACGGGGCGGTGCACCTGACGAAGGTGCCGTCGACACCGGAGGATCCGGGCGCGGCCGTTCGCCGAATCCTTGACCAGGTGCTTGACGATTGGGGAATCGACGCCCCGCAGATTGTTCGTTTCGTTCACGGTACCACTGTTGCGACCAATGCCGTTCTGGAGCGCAAGGGAGCACGTATCGGCCTTCTGACGACCGAAGGGTTCAAGGACGTCCTGGAGATCGGTCGCCAGAACCGCACCCAGATCTATGATCTTATCCTGCGTCCGGAAACGCCGGGTTTCCTGGTTCCCGGCGCGCGGCGCCGCGGCGTCCTGGAATCCATCGGCCCAACGGGAGAGGTCGAGAAGCCACTGGACGAGGCGTCGCTGGCGGCGGCGGTCGCGCATCTGGTTGCGCAGGACGTCGACGCGATTGCGATCTGCTTTCTCTTCTCGTTCGCCAACCCGGTGCATGAACGCCAGGCGGCCGCCTTCATCGCGCAGCGCCATCCGGAAATCATGATATCGTTGTCGTCGGACGTCGACCCGGCGTTTCGCGAATACGAACGCACCTGCGTGACGGCCTTCGACGCCTATATCAAGCCGCGGCTCGACAGATATCTCGCCGGGATGGAGGATGACCTGAAGAGCGCGGGCGCACCCGCGCCGCTTCAGATCATGCAATCGCGTGGCGGCGTCTGTTCGTCGGTCATCGCGCGTCGACGCCCGGTGCGGCTGTTCCTGTCCGGACCCGCCGCCGGTGTCATCGGTGCATGCGCGGCCGGTGCCGAGGCGGGACTGAAGGATCTGATCACCGTCGACATCGGCGGTACGAGTTCCGATATTGCCTTGATCTTCGACGGCCAGCCCCTGGTCCGGCCTGAAGGCAATCTCGACACATACGCGATCCGCGTGCCGATGGTGGACGTCAATGCCATCGGGGCCGGCGGCGGCAGCATCGCCTGGATCGATGAGGCCGGCGGGCTGCGTGTCGGTCCGAAATCCGCCGGCGCCGATCCGGGCCCGGCGTGTTATGGCCGGGGCGGCGAGTGGGCGACGGTCACCGACGCTTCCGTCGCGCTTGGGTATATCGATCCGGGGTACTTCGCCGGCGGCAGCCTCAAGCTGGATCAGGACAGAGCGCGGGCGGTCATCAGGACCGCCGTGGCCGAGCCCTTGGGTATGTCGCCGGAACACGCGGCCCTCGGCATCCACCGCGTCGTGAATGCCCAGATGGCCGAGGGCATCCGCCTGGTATCGATCAGCCGCGGCATCGATCCCCGCCAGTTCGCACTCGTTGCCCTGGGCGGGGCGGGCCCGCTGCATGCCACGGCCCTGGCGGGAGAACTGGGCATTGGCGCCGTTGTGGTTCCGCGCAATCCCGGTGTCCTGTCGGCAAGCGGGCTCCTTTCGGCGATCACCGAGCATGAGGTGTCGGCGGCGTTCCCCAATGCGTTGGCCGACCTTACCATGGACCCGGTCCATGCCGCGCTGGAGCGGATCGACGCCGAATGCGCCGAGCTGATGGCCCAGGAGCAGGCTCCCATCGATAGGGTCGCCAAGAGCTACTATGCCGATGTCTGCTATGTCGGCCAGGCGCACTACATGGAGGTTCCGCTCCAACTCGATGCCGACGCGCCACTCGATCGTCTTTTCGAAGATTTCTGCGCCCTCCACGAACGTCAATATGGCCACCACACCCGCTCTCCCGCCAAAATCGTCAATTTGCGCACCGTTCATCGGGCGGATACGCGCATCGCCGAGCCCGGAACGCTCAAGCGGGCCGACGGCAACGCCCATAAAGGGCGCCGGGAGATCATCGTTGCTCAGGGTCGTGTGCAGGCTGACGTCTACGATCGCGACCGGCTCAATGTCGGAGACGAGTTCGACGGTCCGGCCATTATCGAACAGAACGACACGACCACGCTGGTCGAACCCGGCTGGCGCGGAAAGGTCGGGGAAGGGAGCATTCTGGTCCTTACGGCGATGCCAAACGAGGGAAAAGCGTAA
- a CDS encoding acetate--CoA ligase family protein — MKTLFEPRGVAFVGATPDTEKYNGRVLKYAIDSGFAGHIWPVNPKYDTIFGLPCHSDLSSVPGPVDVVVILVGPARIPELMRQCADKGVDYAIALGDLIAPDSADRQADERRLRGLLADGGPRIVGPVCVGVIRPGNNLSMTMSSGVLAGPAPKGNIGLVSQSGGVLSSALDRSHQFGGGFSTLVSSGAEWDLNLADYVEYLLDDPETDCIAAYAEKLVDPQRLFRLADRARERDKPFLLLKGGSSERGALSALTHSGAIAGDLALENAAFRRHGIVRVHDVDDLLMTARVLADHRVTPDRGVAAVSQSGGYCTIVADALSRAGVPIADPEPATVDRILAETPVPRVGNPHDSASGPPGNNAPHSRASLLAFQDDPNVGATLYAETMYMYQAEGHKLQRDVSAYNEKPHLVCWQGGKATESVIRSLRSDGVIVFDTLTAATSALAGLYHHADLMRRPLPRTPQPMPLAVPLPDEGGLLDDATAKSLLREFDIPLAEELFASDPATAAAQAGVLGYPVVLKGVAAGVAHKSEAGMVRVGLGDAEAVEAAGRDMAAGVTGLAGFGVQRMAKGVELLLGVKNDHGLGPAVILGFGGLYAEAMRPPHIELAPIDPERADEMIDAVDPKGILSGYRTGKVLDRTALRHAITALSQLAVAGRDRIESIDLNPVIVGESTAVAVDAVVALWPATASMMEGNR, encoded by the coding sequence GTGAAGACGTTATTCGAACCGCGTGGCGTGGCGTTCGTTGGCGCAACACCCGATACGGAAAAGTACAACGGACGTGTTCTGAAATACGCGATCGATTCTGGATTCGCCGGTCATATCTGGCCGGTTAATCCCAAATATGACACGATTTTCGGGCTGCCATGCCATTCGGATCTTTCCAGTGTTCCCGGACCGGTCGACGTCGTCGTCATTCTTGTCGGACCGGCGCGAATCCCGGAATTGATGCGCCAATGCGCCGACAAGGGCGTCGATTACGCCATAGCGCTCGGCGACCTGATCGCGCCCGATAGTGCGGATCGCCAAGCTGACGAGCGACGTTTGCGCGGGCTTCTCGCGGACGGGGGGCCGCGGATCGTCGGTCCCGTGTGCGTCGGCGTCATTCGTCCCGGCAACAACCTGTCGATGACCATGAGCAGCGGCGTCCTGGCCGGACCGGCGCCCAAAGGAAACATCGGTCTCGTCAGTCAGAGCGGCGGCGTACTCTCCTCCGCGCTCGACCGCAGCCACCAGTTCGGGGGCGGTTTCTCCACCCTGGTTTCCAGTGGCGCCGAATGGGACCTGAACCTCGCGGACTATGTCGAGTACCTTTTGGATGACCCGGAGACCGACTGCATTGCAGCCTATGCGGAAAAGCTTGTCGATCCGCAACGACTGTTTCGGCTGGCCGACCGTGCCCGCGAACGCGACAAGCCGTTTCTTCTGTTGAAGGGCGGTTCGTCGGAGCGCGGGGCCCTGTCGGCATTGACCCATAGCGGCGCGATCGCCGGAGATCTGGCGCTTGAGAATGCGGCTTTCCGGCGTCACGGCATCGTTCGGGTCCATGACGTCGATGACCTCTTGATGACGGCCCGGGTGCTCGCGGATCACAGAGTGACGCCCGACCGGGGAGTGGCCGCCGTTTCCCAATCCGGCGGCTATTGCACCATCGTAGCCGATGCGCTGAGCCGGGCCGGTGTCCCCATCGCCGATCCGGAACCGGCGACCGTCGACAGGATACTGGCGGAAACGCCGGTTCCCCGCGTGGGCAATCCACATGATTCCGCCAGTGGACCGCCAGGGAACAATGCGCCCCATTCACGGGCATCGCTGCTTGCATTTCAGGATGATCCGAACGTGGGTGCGACGTTGTATGCCGAAACCATGTATATGTACCAGGCAGAGGGCCACAAGCTTCAACGCGACGTTTCGGCCTACAACGAGAAACCGCACCTTGTCTGCTGGCAAGGCGGCAAAGCGACGGAGTCGGTTATCCGGTCGCTGCGCAGCGACGGCGTCATCGTTTTCGATACCCTCACGGCCGCGACTTCGGCCCTTGCCGGTCTTTATCATCATGCCGATCTGATGCGCCGCCCATTGCCTCGAACCCCTCAGCCAATGCCGCTGGCCGTGCCTCTGCCCGACGAGGGCGGCCTGCTCGATGATGCCACCGCCAAGTCACTGCTGCGCGAATTCGATATTCCCCTGGCGGAAGAACTGTTTGCCTCCGATCCCGCCACCGCGGCGGCGCAAGCCGGGGTCCTGGGCTACCCTGTCGTGCTCAAGGGTGTCGCCGCCGGCGTCGCGCACAAATCCGAAGCCGGAATGGTTCGCGTCGGCCTAGGCGACGCCGAAGCCGTCGAGGCGGCCGGACGCGATATGGCGGCTGGCGTCACCGGGCTTGCCGGGTTCGGTGTCCAGCGCATGGCAAAGGGGGTCGAACTGCTGCTCGGCGTCAAGAACGATCACGGACTCGGCCCGGCCGTCATCCTCGGCTTCGGCGGGCTATACGCCGAAGCCATGCGGCCTCCCCATATCGAACTGGCCCCCATCGACCCGGAGAGAGCGGATGAAATGATCGACGCCGTTGACCCGAAGGGCATCCTGTCGGGTTACCGCACCGGGAAAGTCCTCGATCGAACGGCGCTTCGCCACGCGATCACGGCCCTGTCGCAGTTGGCCGTTGCAGGCCGTGACCGCATAGAAAGCATTGACCTCAATCCCGTCATCGTCGGTGAAAGCACAGCCGTCGCCGTCGATGCGGTTGTCGCCCTCTGGCCGGCGACTGCAAGCATGATGGAAGGCAACCGATGA
- a CDS encoding amidohydrolase family protein, producing the protein MALIDFNSRPPIPAFDPNASHLANYRRVYEQSEQAVKNQVETDALQEYLDIYDKLDADYVVVKAKDVETTFGIKASNEDISEFCRNQGARFIGYAGVDPHKGSAAVRELEYAVKELGLQGLNLQCFEHRLPANDKKIFPLYAKCVELGVPVNIHVGTNFSTDCLMEHGRPMFLDEVMVTFPELKVIASPPGWPWCHELVAVAWRHRNVFIGISAVRPKYLAVQNSGYEALLQYGNSILQDQMVFGTSFPMQPIERAVAELKALPLKEAVQRKWMYENAARLLGVD; encoded by the coding sequence ATGGCCCTTATCGATTTCAACAGTCGACCGCCTATTCCTGCGTTCGATCCGAACGCTTCTCATTTGGCGAACTACCGCCGGGTGTATGAGCAGAGCGAACAGGCAGTAAAAAACCAGGTAGAAACGGACGCCCTGCAAGAGTACCTGGACATTTATGACAAACTTGATGCCGACTACGTAGTGGTAAAGGCAAAAGACGTAGAAACAACGTTCGGTATAAAAGCGTCTAACGAAGATATTTCGGAATTCTGCAGAAACCAGGGAGCGAGGTTCATCGGCTACGCCGGCGTTGACCCGCATAAGGGTTCTGCAGCTGTCCGCGAGCTGGAGTATGCAGTAAAAGAGCTTGGCCTACAGGGGCTTAATCTGCAATGTTTCGAGCACCGACTTCCTGCCAATGATAAAAAAATATTTCCACTTTACGCAAAATGTGTCGAGTTGGGTGTGCCCGTTAATATTCATGTCGGGACCAATTTCTCGACTGATTGTTTGATGGAGCACGGGCGGCCGATGTTTCTTGATGAGGTGATGGTCACCTTTCCTGAGCTAAAAGTTATCGCTTCGCCCCCGGGTTGGCCGTGGTGCCACGAACTGGTCGCCGTCGCATGGCGTCACAGAAACGTCTTTATCGGCATTTCCGCCGTTCGGCCCAAATATTTGGCTGTCCAAAATTCGGGGTATGAAGCGCTTCTTCAATACGGAAATTCAATACTTCAAGATCAAATGGTGTTCGGAACATCGTTTCCTATGCAACCGATCGAACGGGCGGTGGCCGAATTGAAGGCCTTGCCGCTAAAAGAAGCCGTTCAGCGCAAATGGATGTATGAAAACGCGGCTCGGCTGCTTGGGGTCGATTGA